In the genome of Flexistipes sinusarabici DSM 4947, one region contains:
- a CDS encoding SPOR domain-containing protein, producing MKDFDKIKEKKNSNDMRGIIVLSIIFLIAFALIVFAIIKLTNDYFDLKMKLKEAKQEDKVQLTDPGEGKSYQFTAQDNESVVKKTEEELQELSKMDISDDNTTAKTAKKQLKVKNEIKKEKVTSKPVEKKEATIDKESTAKETGSAAVSESAGEKEKGDFVVQILSVQSKSDAEREAEKLKKLVSDVYVARADLGSKGIWYRVRCCKNTSKKYATGIVNKIKSETRYKPIVLRSD from the coding sequence ATGAAGGATTTTGATAAGATAAAAGAAAAGAAAAACTCCAATGATATGCGCGGCATTATTGTGTTGAGTATTATTTTTCTGATAGCCTTTGCACTCATTGTTTTTGCAATTATTAAGCTTACTAACGACTATTTTGATTTGAAAATGAAGCTTAAAGAAGCCAAACAGGAAGATAAAGTTCAGCTGACAGATCCCGGTGAAGGGAAGTCTTATCAATTTACTGCACAGGATAACGAAAGTGTGGTTAAAAAGACTGAAGAAGAGCTTCAAGAACTTTCAAAGATGGATATTTCTGATGATAATACTACTGCAAAAACGGCAAAAAAACAATTGAAGGTAAAAAACGAAATTAAAAAGGAAAAAGTGACTTCAAAACCAGTTGAAAAGAAAGAGGCTACTATAGACAAAGAGTCAACAGCAAAAGAAACTGGGTCTGCAGCGGTATCAGAAAGTGCCGGCGAAAAAGAGAAAGGAGATTTTGTTGTTCAGATTTTATCTGTTCAGAGTAAATCGGATGCTGAAAGAGAGGCGGAAAAACTGAAAAAGCTGGTTTCCGATGTCTATGTTGCAAGAGCTGATTTGGGCAGCAAAGGGATTTGGTACAGAGTAAGGTGTTGTAAAAATACAAGCAAAAAATATGCTACTGGTATAGTAAATAAAATTAAGAGTGAGACACGTTATAAGCCTATAGTTCTACGGTCTGATTAA
- a CDS encoding poly-beta-1,6-N-acetyl-D-glucosamine N-deacetylase PgaB — MQIFNLDSQYENNLSEYFRKLKNSGINTVFFRVFQNYGDRFHLGVQSYCQSGVYFKSQNACVISDLLSKVVKYAGMYDLKVYAWMSTRSLSFLKNKYHLEVAFKDGDFVEGYGVSIFNPDVRREITKLFKDLAYYDIDGILIQDDFILRYNEGFSKAARHRFFVDTGHYPDPAKLFKDNRKNSFYNSWSEWKMRQLSAFLSELRFAVKLINPGIKFAVNIYYETPSQPGNGLSWYSQSIDRYKNLGFSYYAYMAYHEQISRETGGSFYDTMEYINKSINSFLKYGLDEKQIIVKIQVRSFYNGRVKLPEKEINILCDLIDNYGKLSYALVPFERISDIPKFCFY, encoded by the coding sequence GTGCAGATTTTCAACCTTGATTCCCAATATGAAAATAATCTTTCAGAATATTTTAGAAAACTTAAAAACAGTGGAATAAATACCGTTTTTTTCAGGGTTTTTCAGAATTACGGAGATAGATTTCATTTGGGTGTTCAATCCTACTGCCAGAGCGGTGTTTATTTTAAAAGTCAGAATGCATGTGTAATCAGCGATCTGCTCTCAAAAGTTGTAAAATATGCCGGCATGTACGATCTGAAGGTTTATGCCTGGATGTCTACGAGAAGCCTTTCATTTTTAAAAAATAAATATCATCTTGAAGTGGCATTTAAAGACGGTGATTTTGTTGAAGGATACGGGGTGAGCATTTTTAACCCTGATGTTCGCAGGGAAATTACAAAGCTTTTTAAAGATCTCGCATATTATGATATAGACGGCATTCTTATTCAGGATGATTTTATTTTAAGATATAATGAAGGCTTTTCCAAAGCCGCCCGTCACAGATTTTTTGTGGATACAGGGCATTATCCGGACCCTGCGAAACTGTTTAAGGACAACAGAAAGAACAGCTTTTACAACTCCTGGAGTGAATGGAAAATGAGGCAACTTTCTGCTTTTTTAAGTGAACTTCGTTTTGCTGTAAAGCTTATAAACCCTGGGATAAAATTTGCAGTAAACATATATTACGAAACACCTTCTCAGCCGGGTAACGGTTTATCCTGGTATTCACAGTCTATAGATAGATACAAGAATCTGGGGTTTTCATATTATGCATATATGGCTTATCATGAGCAGATTTCAAGGGAAACCGGGGGGTCATTTTATGACACCATGGAGTATATAAACAAAAGTATTAATTCTTTTTTGAAATACGGCTTGGACGAAAAGCAGATTATTGTTAAAATACAGGTAAGATCATTTTATAATGGCAGAGTTAAGCTGCCCGAAAAGGAAATTAATATTTTGTGTGATTTAATAGACAATTATGGAAAGCTAAGTTATGCGCTGGTGCCTTTTGAACGTATCAGCGATATACCAAAATTTTGTTTTTATTAA
- the hemG gene encoding protoporphyrinogen oxidase, with amino-acid sequence MKIGIIGGGISGVAAAFWIDKMLSEEGINGEITLLEKNNSLGGSIGTVEKEGFTIESGPNGFLNSKPHTLQLFDEAGLNENLLPSNDAARKRFIMRDSKLVKLPEKPGEFLKSDILSFQGKLRVAAELLIPKKKNNKDETVAEFATRRLGKEACEYLISPMVSGVFAGDPYKLSLKSCFPVIADLEETYGGLFKGMLKKKNKKSGPAGPGGVLTSYKGGLINSLTDLSKKTKSVEYRLGDGVNRVEKVHDKFHIKTASANEFDFDHLVVACPSYVASEFFKDMDSELSDSLNKIHYAPAFVVGFGFDEEDVKHDMDGFGYLIPPTENRKILGALFTSSIFPERAPEGKKLVRVIMGGDRNPWIVGKPEEELVLMALEGINDTLGIKGHPEVVQYFKWNMAIPQYYRGHSKIVKSIENASESAGNLYIGGNILYGIGINDCTRTSFEIAKELLENIKAHQ; translated from the coding sequence ATGAAAATCGGAATTATCGGCGGAGGAATTTCGGGTGTTGCTGCGGCATTCTGGATTGACAAGATGCTTTCTGAGGAAGGGATTAACGGAGAAATTACACTTTTGGAAAAGAATAATAGTTTAGGCGGATCTATAGGTACGGTGGAGAAAGAGGGTTTTACAATTGAATCCGGTCCTAACGGTTTCTTAAACAGCAAACCGCACACATTACAATTATTTGATGAAGCTGGTTTAAACGAGAACCTTCTCCCGAGTAACGATGCTGCAAGAAAACGTTTTATTATGAGAGATTCAAAGCTTGTTAAGCTCCCTGAAAAACCGGGAGAATTTTTAAAGTCTGATATCTTGTCTTTTCAGGGGAAGCTGAGGGTTGCCGCCGAGTTATTGATTCCCAAAAAAAAGAATAATAAAGATGAAACGGTTGCAGAGTTTGCCACAAGGAGACTGGGCAAAGAGGCTTGTGAATATCTGATAAGCCCTATGGTATCAGGTGTCTTTGCAGGTGATCCCTATAAGCTGAGTCTTAAATCCTGCTTTCCGGTTATTGCTGACCTTGAGGAGACGTACGGCGGACTTTTTAAAGGAATGCTCAAGAAGAAAAATAAAAAAAGCGGTCCAGCCGGACCGGGCGGTGTTTTGACTTCATATAAAGGCGGCTTGATCAATTCATTGACCGACCTCTCCAAGAAAACAAAAAGTGTTGAGTACCGCCTGGGGGATGGTGTTAACAGGGTGGAAAAGGTACATGATAAGTTTCACATTAAGACGGCAAGTGCAAATGAATTTGATTTTGATCATCTGGTTGTTGCATGCCCTTCGTATGTTGCTTCTGAATTTTTTAAAGATATGGACAGTGAGCTTTCAGATTCTTTGAATAAAATACATTATGCGCCTGCTTTTGTTGTAGGATTTGGTTTTGATGAAGAAGATGTGAAACATGATATGGACGGTTTCGGGTACCTGATCCCCCCCACGGAAAACAGAAAAATTCTCGGTGCACTCTTTACTTCAAGTATATTTCCCGAAAGGGCACCTGAGGGCAAAAAGCTTGTAAGGGTCATTATGGGTGGAGACAGAAACCCGTGGATTGTAGGAAAGCCTGAAGAGGAGCTTGTGCTGATGGCATTGGAAGGAATTAACGACACCCTTGGAATTAAAGGTCATCCGGAAGTGGTTCAGTATTTTAAATGGAACATGGCGATACCTCAGTATTACCGGGGGCATAGTAAGATAGTAAAAAGTATTGAAAACGCATCTGAAAGTGCCGGCAATCTCTATATAGGCGGTAACATACTCTATGGGATAGGGATAAATGATTGCACAAGAACCAGTTTTGAAATTGCAAAAGAGCTTCTTGAAAACATAAAAGCTCACCAATAA
- the argS gene encoding arginine--tRNA ligase, which translates to MKEVVRKKISEAAGKIYDGEIDSLNYTVEIPKKSENGDFATNVAFLLAKELRKAPAKIAEDILSHLDESFFHKVEIAGGGFINFFISYKQFHNFLLNILENEDNLTEKTKNPLKIQVEFVSANPTGPLHVGHGRGASYGDSLARILSAAGHEVYREYYVNDAGNQMNNLAKSIYARYSDLTGGDYPFPEDGYRGEYIIEIAERLKSEFGGSLLSKDEDDALSICLDQGKSFILNEIKDDLRDFNVEFDNWFSEQSLYDEGKVEDTLNFLKGKDKIYEADSALWFKSTEYNDDKDRVLRKSDGELTYFASDIAYHRDKFERGFDKVIDVWGADHHGYVDRMKAAVNAIGRDENDLYVALVQMVSLIKDGSKISMSTRAGQFVTLKWLVDEVGASAARFFYLMRDINSQFEFDIDLAKSKTSDNPVYYVQYGHARVCSLFAKLKEKGISVSVGKNIERLDRKDEIEIIKKMYDFRNVLNQAATNYQPHRIVYYLQELAGLLHSYYYTTPIIVEDDKELTNARITLCKGIAIVIRYALNLLGIKAVERM; encoded by the coding sequence ATGAAGGAAGTTGTCAGAAAAAAGATTTCGGAAGCTGCCGGAAAGATATATGACGGGGAAATAGATTCATTAAACTATACAGTTGAGATTCCCAAAAAGTCTGAAAACGGTGATTTTGCCACAAATGTTGCTTTTTTGCTTGCCAAAGAATTGAGAAAAGCGCCTGCCAAAATTGCTGAAGACATTCTCAGTCATCTGGATGAAAGCTTCTTTCACAAAGTTGAAATAGCCGGCGGCGGTTTTATTAACTTTTTTATCTCATATAAACAATTTCACAATTTTCTGCTTAATATTCTTGAAAATGAAGATAATTTAACGGAAAAAACGAAAAATCCATTGAAAATCCAGGTGGAATTTGTAAGTGCCAATCCCACAGGTCCTCTACATGTAGGTCATGGCAGAGGGGCTTCATACGGGGATTCGCTGGCAAGAATTCTGAGTGCAGCCGGTCATGAAGTTTACAGGGAATATTATGTCAATGACGCAGGCAATCAGATGAATAACCTGGCAAAGAGTATATATGCCAGATACAGCGATTTAACCGGAGGAGATTATCCTTTTCCGGAGGACGGTTATAGAGGAGAGTATATTATTGAGATTGCAGAAAGGCTGAAAAGTGAATTCGGAGGTTCCCTGCTTTCAAAAGACGAAGATGATGCTCTGTCCATATGTCTTGATCAAGGCAAATCATTTATATTGAATGAGATAAAAGATGATTTGAGAGATTTTAATGTTGAGTTTGATAACTGGTTTAGTGAGCAGTCTCTATACGATGAGGGAAAGGTTGAAGACACGCTCAATTTTTTAAAGGGTAAAGACAAAATTTACGAAGCAGATTCGGCACTCTGGTTTAAAAGTACGGAATATAACGATGATAAAGACAGGGTGCTGAGGAAAAGTGACGGCGAGTTAACATATTTTGCATCCGATATCGCCTATCACAGGGATAAATTTGAAAGGGGTTTTGACAAGGTTATCGATGTTTGGGGAGCTGACCATCACGGCTACGTTGACCGGATGAAAGCAGCTGTTAATGCCATCGGCAGGGATGAAAACGATTTATATGTGGCATTGGTTCAGATGGTTAGTCTGATAAAGGATGGGAGCAAAATTTCCATGTCTACAAGGGCAGGGCAGTTTGTGACTCTTAAGTGGCTTGTTGATGAGGTGGGTGCTTCTGCAGCACGTTTCTTTTATTTGATGCGCGATATAAATTCTCAGTTCGAGTTTGATATAGATTTGGCCAAAAGCAAAACGTCAGATAACCCTGTTTATTATGTTCAGTACGGACATGCTAGGGTTTGCAGTCTTTTTGCAAAGCTGAAGGAAAAAGGAATTTCTGTCAGTGTAGGAAAAAATATAGAACGACTTGATAGGAAAGATGAAATAGAGATTATAAAAAAAATGTATGATTTCAGGAATGTGCTTAATCAGGCTGCTACCAATTATCAGCCGCACCGCATTGTTTACTATCTGCAGGAATTGGCCGGACTTCTGCATTCGTATTACTACACAACCCCGATAATTGTTGAAGATGATAAGGAATTGACCAATGCCCGAATTACTCTGTGCAAAGGTATTGCAATTGTTATACGATATGCGCTAAACTTGTTGGGAATCAAAGCGGTTGAGAGGATGTAA
- a CDS encoding LysE family translocator produces the protein MNEQMITFFIVAALLTISPGADTMLVIRNVISSNASRGLLTTTGICSGLFFHAALSALGVSVILVKSAAAFYILKTVGAIYLCWLGVQSLRKAFEKEGNSASFKENKNHSVKLKKSFLEGWLNNVLNPKTAVFYFAFLPQFINPGDPVFIKSLGLAGIHCVMSFIWLSFIVFSVHSVRLLFIRPFFRRTLEGLSGGVLISLGIKLAFESR, from the coding sequence ATGAATGAGCAGATGATTACGTTTTTTATTGTTGCTGCATTACTTACCATTTCACCAGGTGCTGATACAATGCTGGTTATAAGAAATGTTATATCTTCCAACGCCAGCCGGGGACTTTTGACAACAACAGGCATATGTTCCGGTCTTTTTTTCCATGCTGCGCTTTCTGCACTGGGTGTTTCTGTAATTCTGGTTAAATCAGCGGCAGCATTTTACATTTTAAAAACTGTAGGTGCAATTTACTTGTGCTGGCTGGGCGTACAGTCCTTAAGGAAAGCTTTTGAAAAAGAGGGAAATTCGGCATCTTTTAAAGAGAACAAAAATCATTCTGTTAAATTAAAGAAAAGTTTTTTGGAAGGCTGGCTCAACAATGTACTGAATCCTAAAACAGCTGTATTTTACTTTGCTTTTCTCCCCCAATTCATTAATCCCGGCGATCCTGTTTTTATTAAATCTTTAGGCCTTGCCGGAATCCATTGCGTTATGTCTTTTATCTGGCTTTCGTTCATTGTTTTTTCCGTCCATTCGGTGCGGCTTTTGTTTATCAGACCGTTCTTCCGCAGAACTCTGGAAGGATTGAGCGGGGGTGTGCTTATTTCACTGGGTATCAAACTGGCCTTTGAAAGCAGATAA